A stretch of the Erinaceus europaeus chromosome 1, mEriEur2.1, whole genome shotgun sequence genome encodes the following:
- the CCDC166 gene encoding coiled-coil domain-containing protein 166, protein MSSAALGQRLRPPALAPKKKRVQSAGRRPGESAEPPLSERAQYLQREYALLSEQLDASSGRVDQVLQENAFLDSEAVRLREENRLYASYVSTRAQRCPNAIVRMDQQNREDLTQIQWQRAELERLYRGREDEVRAQLLEAEERAAKMALQVQELQPYKELQLEQLARIRALERELLHKRVEHTQLLHRVKKRFLDDKATFERESRQRVQSLARRAEREATRALFTHTQAVRVDNGRLRLELLRLLSRAQLLHDMRRQLLEQRDQLRREHEDTRDLARVHGWLHRGAEGPPLWQPTPPSNPGSHPSREAASRDVSRATSWNPSQVSVNTLLRGSRASSIVSVKPGSRGLSYIPSRAGSQVPSLVPNLPGTLDPPVAPSHSGTKVASFSQSHRSSQLPLRTSQNTIPMVKSAPAVDSSNPPEKEELK, encoded by the exons ATGTCCAGTGCAGCGCTGGGACAGCGCTTGAG GCCCCCAGCTCTGGCGCCCAAGAAGAAGCGCGTACAGAGCGCAGGACGCCGGCCTGGCGAGAGCGCGGAGCCGCCGCTGTCGGAGCGCGCGCAGTACCTGCAGCGCGAATATGCGCTGCTGTCGGAGCAGCTGGATGCCTCCTCCGGGCGCGTGGACCAGGTGCTGCAGGAAAATGCCTTCCTGGACAGCGAGGCGGTGCGCCTGCGCGAGGAGAACCGGCTCTACGCCAGCTACGTGAGCACGCGAGCGCAGCGCTGCCCCAACGCCATCGTCCGGATGGACCAACAGAACCGCGAGGACCTGACGCAGATCCAGTGGCAGCGCGCGGAGCTGGAGCGGCTTTACCGGGGCCGCGAGGACGAGGTGCGCGCGCAGCTGCTGGAGGCGGAGGAGCGCGCAGCGAAGATGGCGCTGCAAGTGCAGGAGCTGCAGCCCTACAAG GAGCTGCAGCTGGAGCAGCTGGCCCGCATCCGGGCGCTGGAGCGGGAGCTGCTGCACAAACGCGTGGAGCACACGCAGCTGCTGCACCGTGTCAAGAAGCGCTTCCTGGACGACAAGGCCACCTTTGAGCGGGAATCCCGTCAGCGCGTGCAGTCCCTGGCGCGGCGCGCAGAGCGGGAGGCGACGAGGGCGCTCTTCACTCACACCCAGGCAGTCCGTGTGGACAACGGGCGCCTGCGGTTGGAGCTGCTACGGCTGCTCAGCCGAGCCCAGCTACTGCACGACATGCGACGCCAGCTGCTGGAGCAGCGGGACCAGCTGCGGCGCGAACACGAGGACACACGAGACCTCGCGCGGGTGCATGGCTGGCTGCACCGGGGCGCCGAGGGTCCCCCGCTGTGGCAGCCAACACCACCCTCAAACCCGGGATCACACCCCTCAAGAGAGGCAGCATCCCGGGATGTGTcgcgtgccacctcctggaatcCTTCCCAAGTCTCTGTGAACACTTTGCTAAGGGGTTCTAGGGCCTCATCGATAGTCTCTGTTAAACCGGGTTCAAGAGGCCTGTCCTACATCCCGTCCCGCGCGGGTTCGCAGGTTCCATCCTTGGTCCCGAACTTGCCAGGTACCCTGGACCCGCCTGTTGCCCCGTCCCACTCAGGTACCAAGGTCGCTTCCTTCAGTCAGTCCCATCGGAGCTCCCAGTTGCCCCTCAGGACCTCACAGAACACCATTCCCATGGTGAAATCGGCACCGGCTGTGGATTCCTCCAACCCCCCAGAAAAAGAAGAACTTAAGTAG